CCGTGTTCTTTGTGCTGCGCAAGAAGTCTTCGCAGATCACCTGGCTGCATGTGTATCACCACTCGGTGACCCCGCTGGAGACATGGGTGCTGGTCAAGTTCCTGGCAGGTATGTTTCTACACAATTTGCAGGGTGATAGTATCCTAAACTTTACTATTGTTCTCAGGTGGAAATGCCACATTCCCCAATCTGCTCAACAACTTCGTGCACGTGTGCATGTACTTCTATTACATGATGGCCGCCATGGGACCCGAATACGCCAAGTTCCTGTGGTGGAAGAAATATATGACTGAGCTCCAGATCGTAAGTACCGTCTCATTAAAATTGAATCAGTTCCAGCACAGATACCAGCcaactaaaaattaaatgaaacttGTTTTAGAATTCGGCATGTGTGAAATGTTATTTATTCGGACTTAGATCGAACTTAGTCGCTGTTGGCAATTGCTAGATTTTTTTCGGCTTTCGGCTGGAATGGCCAAGACGCCGCCAAAAATGCAAACCAGTTAGACCGGCAGTCCGAGCCGTGCCTCAGAGTCAGCCTCTGCCACATAAATTGGCATTATTCATTCGGCCCAAAGGCACTTGAACACACACAACTAGTAGAGACCAGCTgctatgtgtttgtgtgttttattGCCAAAATAAAATGTTGGCTAATGCTTCTAACTGTGTCTTGCATTTGCTAAAACGCCGAAATGCCACTCTGAAACCCCTAAGACACTAAGATTCGGCCTCCGCCGCTTGTTTGTCTTGGCGCTAAGACTTTGGCAAACTTCTGGCCCAAACTTTTCGAGCCAAAGGCCAAATCTCTCGACCATCAATGATGCATTCTGAGAAATTGCACAAGACCTATCTATATCCGAGAACCACACTTTTTGTCACCGAAATTAATACCAATTCAGAGATGATGTGATCAGACCACTTCCAATTTGATCTCGACGTGTTTCTGGTTATTCccattctgttttttgttacCAATATTGTCTAGGCTACCGTAGGGGATTGGCTCGGCTCCACTTGATCGGTTCTCATGGACCAGtctttgctttttgtttacGTTGATACGCATAATTGAAAGTCCCCAAGCATACTTGAACAACGCTGCCTGGGGCTAGTAtagtatttatgtatgtaagtttCATTGCATTTTAGCTCGCATGTATAGATACTTTTCGTTTCTGTATCTCTATCTCATTTTCCAAGTTTCGAAATTCTTGAAACGCATGGAAATATGGCAAGTTTAGTTTGTTCTGCCGAAGCTGGCCTCCTTCGAATCGCGATTCATTGCTGTTGTAGCAGTTGTTGTCACATTCGCTGCTTGTTGTGAACCGCCTTGAGCATTCGCTGCTCCACAGTTGAGTTGTCAAACGATCGGTGACTAAGTTAAGTAGCAAGCACAGGCTTATATAGAAATTATTGTACAGGAGGAATAGGCAGTGGGAATAGGCAGTGGGTAAGTAAGTTGGTCAATAAAAATCCAAGACATAAATTCAACAGAATATGTAATACCTTTTTCTTTGAAACCTAGAATACTCACACGAGGAATTGAGTTAATACCTAACTAAAAAGGAGGAACTAATTGTGTAAATACACCTGTGATGGCCCACAAACATATCCaatttattgatatttttactATTCGAAAACCGGTCACTGAACCCGCCCCCTTCGTGAGCTTACAATCTCCGCTAAGGAGTGCTCACTGTGCTCATTTTATGCGTCTATGATATTTTGCATACATCTAGCCATTTTAGCGCTTATTTCGCTCATTGTTGTTGTGTCTTCTAGttttattgttgctgctgttatTGAGCatttttcttgttattttccAATTGGTTGTCGCTGAATTCTATGCGATTACCGCCGTGCTGCGCTGCACTGACATTTTTAATGAGTAGGCGAGCGCATCTTACAGATAATTTATCTGTCATGCCCACCACGGCAACTGTTTACCTTTATTGCTCTAGGCAGTGCTTAGGCTAACGTACGTTGTATGAACGTTGTGTTGTTTTGCTTTCAAAAGCGGTAGCAATTGCGCGGGCAACCAGTCGGATTCTTTCAGTTCCTGTCCGGCAATTAGccacaaagaaataaaagcacatAGCCACACATCGCATGCTCCAAATTATGGCTAATAGCCAAGCCCAAGTTGAAGTTGAGTTCCGATTTTCTGCTGATTGCTGTTAGCAACATTTACGGCGTGCTAGACGCGATTTATTGCAACATCCTCGGCGAACAACCGAGGTAGGCCAATTCCAATCCCACCAGTGCCAAAATGTTTCCACATTTGGTGCACCGCCGATCCGACCAGTTTCGATTACATTATCATTTCGTGTTCGTTCCGTTTTGCGGCAATGAATGTCGGGCTACCAGAAGCACGGCTCCGTGCTCCGAGCAGCGCGTTCACTTTTATCCAGCACCGCGACGAACTTGCCACACCAACTGGGTGAGTGTCTATGTCGGCTATTGCGATGTCGGCCATACACACAGCCGTAAATGCAACACAGCACTTGGCTATAGCTTTGCGGCTGCCGATGGCGACCACTGGGCAGACTACTCATGCAATTTGGCACGGCGTGTCTGGGTAAAAGTCAACAAGTGATCTGCCACTATCAATTGCTAGCCAGTGGCCGGTACTCGTTCATGTTGGCATCCAGTTTTACGTTTGGTGTCCAGTTCAGTCATGTTGCAAGTGCACCAAGCCTGGTATTTACCGGTAAACGCACACAACATTCAATGCTCTATGGCAGGATTGCGCAATcgattgaaaataattaagggGGAACAGTGGAACGAATCGGCTAGATAATTCTAATTTAATTGGTAACAATTAATAGTGGTTATCTCTGAATTAAAAGGGCAATATGATCAGCAAAGGGTGACTAAGACCTTGCTGAAAAGTAGGCCACAACTAGTTAGAAAGGAGGCTAGTCTATTACATACAGCAATCTCTAATTGCAATcagataaaataaatatatttatttgggTCAAATGTTTTGACCAGCCCAACAAGATTGAGCTTAAGATAGACCTTATGGCTAAACTCTATCAGACGAGCAACCACCAACGTGAAGAACTTTCAATAAACCTGCATAAGAAATCCAACAGAAACCACACAAAGCGCCGAGGTCAAAATGCTTAGGAAAACGTGCAAAAATAATTTGGCACTTAATTATGCTCAATTTATTAAGGAGGCTACTGCGGTTACTGGAGGtcttttaaagtatttccATCAAAGAAttgcaatttttgaaaaattccaaaagtAAATCCATTTTTGTTAGAAGATTGGCCCATTTCCATCAATCAATTTAAGCCCACTGTATCCATGTTTCGACCAATGAAGCATTTAAGCGTCGACGTTGGCTTTCAACGGCCAGCAGACGCAAACTTGGCCACTGGCTGTTGCAGCTACCAACTTGGCCAACTTCGTTGCCACCGCGGTGCACCACTGGCTGAGTGACTTTGCCGCTGCTCCGCTGGTAATGGAAACCTGCATCGCTTGGCTGACCAGCGTAATAATTTGTAGGTCACCAAAATATCCAAAACACAGAAACACGAAAGCCAAGCAGGTTTTCCGCTACTCCTCGATACAGGTGGGAGTGGATGCAATCGAATCATATATCCGAGTACTGATCGATCAACATTAATAGAAGGCGTTGAATATGGGTTTTAAAACACGCGCCTTGGGGTCGCCAAAGGCCATTGGAAGCGGCTATCGCGAGCTATCGGGCCCAAAGCCAACATGTTAGACCTGGCTAAGAAAAACATACACTAACAGCATCGGCAGTTAATAGTCACTGCAACTAATTCTAATCAAGTACTCAATTGCTCGCCCCTTGAGTGCTTTTTGATTACCGGGCCCAGCTCAAGGGTGCTTCACATTGCCGTTGACTCGTATTCAAACGTACAGAGTCAAACAGCCGTTTTATTGGCCACATTCAGGAGCTGTAATGTGggctttgaaaaaaattatgactCGGCAGTATGGCTAATTGGATGACGTTACAACTTCCGTAACGAGACCAGCTCTGCCCTTCGACTGACCAGAAAGAGGTGGGTCAAGTTTAGTTGACTGGCGTGGTGACCTGGCCAGAAGGGGGTGTGTCTTTTTATTGGGAGCTTTCCCAGTATTCAGGCGTAACAAGATTATTTGTGATGTGATTCCCACAACGcccaaaataaatttatgtaaTTAACTATGAAAACACTGCTTTCTAGATGCATTATATCAGACTTCTTCTAATGaatgttctttatttttaccTATTTTAGGCCCAGTTTGTGCTATGCATTGTCCACACCACCCGCGCCCTCTTCAGCAACCAGTGCCAGTTCTCGAAATTCATCTCCGCCCTGCTCCTGCTGAATGCGTCCATTTTCTTCTGCCTCTTCATGAACTTCTACATGCAGAGCTACAGGAAGTCCAAggctcagcagcagcagcagcaacagaagcaGCTGGCGGCCACGCCTCTCAAGGcggacagcaacaacaacagcacgATGGTACTGCCGGCCCAGAAACTGAAAGCTAACTAAGAATATATAGAACCGAATGGGAGATGGACAATAAGTGCTTCCATGCTCGAGGggaaacaaaaatttcttgtAAACTGAACAGATTGGTGTTGGCAACAGAGAAAACGTAAAAGGAACAAGCGTTGGAAGTAGTTTTGGTACAAAGGTTTCAACTTATGCTAAGCTAAGCTTAAGAGCCATAAAcgcaagcacacacacacacaaagaaACACATAAAAACACTCGAGCACACATACACGCGTACACAGACACGGACGCAGAGGAAGTCCACATGCTGATCGATCGAACGTGGATGGACCAtggggcgtatgcgcaatatgATTATTTACCAGCCCCACATGGTAGCTTTGCTTGATTGCTTCgcctgtatctgtatctgaatctgtattCTGTACTGTATGGTGTATGTAACTGTACAACGAAACTGGGTCAATTTTCAAGATCTGCCTAAAGTGTAAGTCGCCTAATTCTAGAACCTCACGAAAGAAGCGCGATTAGTCGTAATTGAGCGGGAGCACAGCTCCCCATTAGACGTAGGCGATAATTGTAGTTGTGTATAGACGATTTGTAAATAGCCTGTTAAATGttaatgttaaatatttgtaGTCTTAAGCTAACTAGTCTAACTTACAACATTCGCACAAGCAAATATGGACAAACACTATATTAAAAGCGAAGACAAATAAAAGTGAAGAAAagataaatttcaaaaaccaaccaaGTGGGTTTTGTTTGTTCTTACTCCCCAAAAACTGGTCATCAAACAATACAATTGACGGGGTCATTGGGCCGGAAGAGCTTTTAAAATATCAAGAATTTAAAATAGAACTGTATAGtatcagttttttttaataaagaatcATGCTTAAGAATCACATGATTATGCGATCTTTCAAGTATTTGATAGGGATCAGAGATGAAGAGAATTATATGGAGAACCATTTAATGAATTCAGTATTAGAATCAGATTTGTAAAGCTAAAGATAATGCGTTGCCGAGGAAATTATTCTCATTGCCAAAAATACTAAaagatttataaatttattttttttctttattttttatcgtaCTTTATATTCAGCACaagttttggttttaaaaaatatatgcctTTCTACCACACTTAAACAgctcttcaaaaaaattataaaaaataaatacattttgtttgatttgaaAGAAGACTGTTAGAAACTgaattaatatataatttaaatattttccctcAAACCTTACTTTTGtaaggaaaaatattaagtgtTTGATGtctgtttttttaaataagtttttgtttaaaatgtaGAATTTTAGACTCTTAAATAATTAGCAacaatttatttccaaataagCATGCTTTTATTTAGTTGTCGAAAAAAACTTCTTAAAATCAGCAGAATTTCTTggacttattttttttgaagccATTTTTAGTACATGCATTAATTTCTTAATGTACTAAAAAGTGTTGGTCAAAACAGAGTTGCAAAGCGCCTCAGAACCACTGAAAGGTAAGGCGAACTGTGATTGGCACGCGAAGAAGAAGAAGTTGGGCTTATCAAACAaaaagaatttgtattaatttttttacgaCAAAGTACGATCAAACTAGAGTCCCCAGACAACATGGAGCAAATGGACGTGGATGTGGATTTGTCGGCCAAGCCGAGTACCTCGTCGGCAGCGAATTCCGGCTCCAGCGGCCAAGCACAGGACCCGGCTCTGAATCCAACAGCGGCGCAGCCCAAAGAAGGAAACGTCATGGCTGCAACTGGAACCAGTGCTTCGGTGACCATATCGTTGCACCCGCTGGTCATAATGAATATATCAGAACACTGGACCAGATTCCGAGCGCAGCACGGCGAACCGAGACAGGTATATGGGGCTCTTATTGGAAAGCAAAAGGGTCGAAACATCGAGATCATGAACTCCTTCGAACTCAAAACGGATGTCATAGGCGATGAGACAGTTATTAATAAGGATTACTACAACAAAAAAGAGCAGCAGTACAAGCAGGTGGGtgcaatattttatttgttggaATCTTTTCAATTCCCATACCCTTTGTCTCGCAGGTTTTCAGTGATCTGGACTTCATTGGTTGGTACACAACTGGAGAGAGTCCCACGGCTGCGGATATAAAGATTCAAAAACAAATCGCCGCCATCAATGAGTGTCCCATCATGCTTCAGCTGAATCCATTGTCCCGCAGCGTAGACCAGTTGCCCCTGAAGCTCTTTGAATCATTGATAGACTTGGTGGACGGCGAGGCAACTATGCTGTTCGTGCCTCTTACCTACACTCTTGCCACTGAAGAAGCGGAACGCATTGGAGTGGACCACGTGGCTCGGATGACATCCAATGAGTCGGGAGAGAAGAGCGTGGTGGCGGAACATCTAGTGGCCCAAGACAGTGCCATAAAAATGCTAAATACTCGCATCAAAATCGTGCTGCAGTACATCCGAGATGTGGAGGCAGGCAAGCTGCGACCCAACCAAGAGATTTTGAGAGAAGCATATGCCCTGTGCCACCGTCTGCCTGTAATGCAGGTGCCCGCCTTCCAGGAGGAGTTTTACACGCAGTGCAACGACGTGGGCTTGATCAGTTACCTAGGAACACTCACCAAGGGATGCAACGATATGCACCACTTTGTCAACAAATTCAACATGCTATACGATCGTCAGGGTTCGGCGCGACGCATGCGCGGTTTATATTACTGATTCGATTATTAAGATCCCTTACATTAAAGCCTCTGAGTATGTACGATGGGTGAATGCGGTTTTATTATACGTATACGGGTGGCATCAAGCGATATCACTTTCTTCTGGCACCGAGCTTTTAGCTCCCAGCTTCCTAAATTCAATTCAGATGCACATACATTTCCTAGACAATTAAATTTGAGTTACAGCAGGATTAGTGATTAGTGATTGTAGTCGTCCAACTTGATGCTGGCGGCATACTGCTGCAGGAACTCCACTTCCAGTGGGTGCATCTCCTTGGCGGGAATGATGAGAGAATGGAGCGGACCTCCCATGTCGGTGGATCGCATCTCGAGTAGCGTACCCACAGCAATCTGCTGTGACTCTTGGCCCACACGAGCCAATCCCACGCATAGTGACTGCTCGTTCAGCACGGTGTTTCGTTCCAAAGCGTCCTTTTTCTCGACGATGGCCAAAAGCTGGTGGGCCGCCTCCGCCACAGACATAAATCGCGGTGGCATGTACTCTTTGCGTTTTCGCATCAGGGACTCTGGCGTGGGCTCCTTCACTTTGATGTCCAGCAGGCACAGAGTGTGCATGTTGTGCAGGCGGTTTAGTTTGATCTTGTCATAAAAGCTATCGGGCTTCCAGGTCTCGTCCCAGTAGGGAATCGACACTGTCTCGCCGAATTTGTACAATTGAAGGCCGCAGCAGCCGACGGCATTCATAATGGATGCATTGTGGATAACCTTGTAAGGAATATTCTTCTCCTTGGCTCGCAGTATGAAATCTGTGTGCGTAGTGGCGCCAAAGGGATCCCCAACAACTAAGAGAGCCACATCGGATTCTCCTGCTCCAGCCAGGATTTCGTCTGCGCCTTGCTCCACCAGATCACGGTCAGCCAACAGCAATGGTCGACCATAGAACTCTTGCTGCGGgtgcaataataataataataagtaatCTTTGGCAGGTAATGGGGATTAAAAAATGCTATTTAACCTGTTGTTATACCGATTCCAAAAACATTTGTAAATAACAGGTGTATAATCAAAAGACACCTTCATATGATGGCATACATTAGGGTAACTTTCCAAGGTTAAAAAGCATTTTCGTACCTCGGTAAAATTATAGACACTCAACCCACCATGTCCTCAAGGCTACAGCCCAGAATGGAGGTGTACATCTCCAAATAGACGCGACTGCATTGCTTTACTATCTCCAGGCCCTTGACGGTGATGTCCTTGAGGTCGCCAAGGCCGAGTCCGATTAGGTAGAACATCTTGCAACTGCGAAAAGTCCACCCACTGCACTCCTGCCGAAAAttctttatgtttttttaaatgcaacaCGTGCCGAGCGTTCTGTGTGACCGCGGGCAGAGCGCCAAAAAATGGCGATTGCCTCAGGAAGTTCAGGGGTCTGGTCACACTTCAATGTTTctgtaattttttaaatttctgaaTAAAATATTAGATTAGAACAGAAATATTAGAACACcacttgtttaattttttacttatttattttgctaCTAACACTTGCAACTTAAACAtggaattatatttaaaactaaaaacattCGTATGGGATTTGGAATTCATGACCAACATAAAACATTCaacttaaaattataaaagtgTAACGTTAAACAACATAATATATCTAACCAACGTAGATAATTTGGTTTTCTCAGTTTCTTTCTTCGGAAATCTTAAAGTTGGTTATTTGAGGACTGAAAAAGATTcatgaaaattatatttttttataaaacgttAACGAAACTTACTTTGTTGAAGCACCGCGGATAACGCAATAAGCAAGAAAGCGCTCGATCTAGAATAAGAAAAGTATGAAACTTCAACAAATGTCTGGATCTCCACAAGACTAACCATCATTTCGAAGGCTCCATAGATGGACGAATGATCAAATGACTTTCGAACTTGCAAAAAGTATTTGTGTATCTCAGCACCCAGATTAGCCTTCCAATCAGGACACTCATCTCGCGTCCGACGGCAATTAATGATCAGACTGAACGTTCGGATAACCATGAACATATCCGCGTGGCGCCCACTCTCCGCCAACTGCTTCCAATTGACTGTCTTCGCCATTTCGAAAGCCTTTTGTGCCTGTTAGAAACATAGGTGAAATCTTAGCTCCAAGACTTCCATCGGGGGGTACTTACATTTCCGGTAACCACGGCGTTAACAGGTTTACCCGTATACTtctccataataattaaaagaagTGCCACAGAAATATCGTTACCCACTCTAGATGACTTTACTAGGGCGGGAATGGCCGTGTGTATGTCCAAGACTTTTTCCAGGCGCTCTTCACCGAGTCCATCAACAAACTTCTCATACAAGCCAAGTGCAATGAAATAAATCTGGAATTGTTAGAGGAATACCAACAATGTTTATGTCAGATGCCCAGAAACTGCGTATACCTCTTCTGAGTCCAAGGATTCTGCCCGATAACACACTGTGTCTACAAGTATAAAACGCTCTTCCATGAGCAGCAAGTTGTCTTTTTGGTAATTCATCATCATAATGGATAACGTGAATAGATCCAGAGCCTGAACCAGCTTTAGAGTACTTTTCTTAGACACAACCTTCACAAAACGATGTAGTAACTAAAAAACTTTAGAAGTTAAACAACAAATTCATTCAAATAATGTACAATGGTAGCCACTTCTCTAGCATCCGAAGTTTCCTGCACAAACGGAAACCAATCTTTGATCGAAGAATTCGACAGCATTGTTTTGATGTGCTGATAGGTGTAGCCAAGTCGGGGCTCTTCGTCCTCCACAGCAGAAGTGTCAAGCGAATATGCGGTTGTAtccattttataaatttaaaatagatgcgcaaaacaaaaacaatctaaactaaactaaaagtGGCCAGGTCGTTCTTGAGAAATActaaaataatggaaaaataCCATGAATTTAATGCAACTGTCACGATCTCACTTCACAACACTGGATTTGATTTGTGCTCCACGTGCGggttttgtaaattttatacCTCTgttatttttactattttaaCGTAAATAAAACCATTTAAGTATGCCGCCTGTAAAGAAACCGAAGGCGCAAAAGATCGAAAAGGTCGCCACGCCTATAAAGAAGGCAGAGCCAACGAAAGATGTTGTTTCAGGCCAGGTAAGGTAGCAAAGTTTGTGATCCCCGGCGGATAACTGTAGCATGCATCCATTTTAGCTGAAGAAGAAGCTGAAGCCCCAAGCCAAGCAGGGCCCGGATCGCGGAGTGGTGCTTGTGCAGCGCCTGCCTCATGGATTCTTCGAGCAGCAGCTGCGACAGTACTTCAGCCAGTTCGGCCGAGTGCTTCGGGTACGCCTGGGCCGCTCCGAGCGCACGGGTAACAGCAGGGGCTTTGCCTTTGTTGAGTTCGAGTACCCAGAGGTGGCCCAGGTGGCCGCCGAAACCATGGACAACTATCTTATGTTCCAGAAGGTGGTGAAGGCCAAGTACATTCCACCGGAAAAGCAGACTGTAAACTATTTTAGGACTTCAGTTAAGAAGGTGATAAACAAGGTAAGTCATTGAATGAAACGAATTAGGGGCCTTCATTGTATGGTATCCAAAGTAATTGAAAGtaaattaataacaattaaaatCCTTACAGGCTGGAAAGCAAATTTTTGTGTCAAATCTGATCCAAGCTCGTCAGCGCAGTGTAACAAAGCAAAACGATTGGAATGAAGCCGCTTGCCAAAAACGCACTCTGTCCAATCTTAACAAGATCAAGAAAGTGCAAGAAAAATATAAGCATTTGGGCATTGACTTTTCCAATTTGGTGGTAGAGccgattaaaaaatcaaaggcAGCGGCAGAGGCCTCAACTAGTAAGGATACGGCCAAGtctgacaaaaaaaagaaggaaccAAAACTAGAGGACTTGCTGGGAAATACCATCACCGAAGACTCCGACGACGAGGACTACGTGGATGCGTCCGACGATGAGTCGGAAGTGGATCTTGAAGATGACagtgaggaggaggaggatatCCCATCCCCACCCAAGAAGACTTCAAAGAAGCTGCAGCCACTCGCTGACAAGTTGAAACGCAAGCCCGGTACTGGCGGCGTCCAGAAGAAAAAGGCCGCTCCAACCGTTAAGGCACCTAAGAATGATGCCACGCAGAAGCTGCAGCTGGCCGCAGCCAAAAAGCTGGCTAAACCCCTGCCCAAGAAAGCAAAGAAGTCCAAGAAGTAGTGTAAATTGTATCTATATCCTAGTTAAGTAAGAAAACATTTGTAAGAACAGTTGTGTTTAAAAAATGTCCTTGTACAAACTAAAATGGCGTCTTGGTCTCTTCCTCCAGTTTGATGCGCTTGCACTTCATGCGGCGGTTCTGGAACCACACCTTAACCTGGCGCTCCGTTAAATTCAAAGCAACCGCAATCTCGTAGCGCCTCAAGCGGGTCAAGTAGTTGGAGTAACAGAACTCTGCCTCCAGATCCTTCAGCTGTGATTTCGTAAAGGCCGTACGTTCTTTTCGATTCGTCGTGGTGGTTCTGGGCTTTGGCTCCTGGCTTGAACAGTTTATATCCGGTTGCAGCCATTGTTCTCTGGTCTCGTTGGGCCAACTGCCATCAAAATTCGAGTAATTAGGGTAAACCGGAGCAGAATTTTGGTTAAACTCGTAGCTGCAGTCGGTGTATCCTTCGGATTGGTTGAGCCAGGCTTTGGTTATATCCATGTAGTATCCCGAGTCGGAGATCGCGTTTTCTTCAATGTTCTTCATTCCGGTTCTTTCGCCTCTGGAGCTAAACTAAAACTGAGAGCTCCAGGTCCAGGGGAGCGGCTTATTAAGACGCGGTTGCTCGCCCAGTTCACATGGCTCAATCTGCTTTTTCACTTAGCTGCCAATGATGTGCTGTTGATATGATAATTGTGCGCAACATCTGGACACACAAGACCTCAAATCGTCGCGTGCCCCGCTGCTAAATGAGCGGTTATGACACCCATAGTTCGGTTTGTTGTTTTAGTCTCCGATCTGAAGTCAAAACAAACTGGAATCCGATCCCCCGTCGTCCGGTCCGAAACGGAAGTAGATGCGGGACGGTCGTGCCATCCCTACCCTTGCCATTCTTGGGTACTCTCAACATGAGTCAAGTGCTTTGTGTGGCCCTCTATAAAATTCGAATGAGCGGCCATCGGCAGGTCGTAAAAATGGTCGGAGATTTATCTCAAAGTTGCAATTGCACGCGCTTTTAAACTGAAGCGGCCTATTACGATGGGCCACTGAGCGTATATCCCAGATTTTCAATTGGATTTTGATATTGTAATTGATGGTAAAAACACATAGGACAGAAAAGTTTAAAGGGGTTAGAGGAAGAATTAAAAAgggcttacttttttttttaaattaaaattcaatgaTTTGAGTAATTTAGATTTCTTTTTAACtctttctattttattatacataaataatacattattaatatataatttaaatgaaaatagcATATTGACCATTGAGGGCaggaattaatttttttttctaaacaaCTTTTATTAGGGCCTTCTTTACTTTATAACTAAAAGAGTTCCCGAAACTCCAATTTATGTCAGAAAAATTATGTTACCTAcctttttgtagtttttaagGCAACATTCCTAAATTGTGGTGCCTTTTAAAGGTCCTGTGGCCTTATTTACCAAgtggaaataattaaatttaaattacgCGGTCTTGTCGAACTGCCAACCTTTTCTCAAGTTCCATGGTATTTTTCATTCCATCCTCTTTAATAATTGTAAAACTTTTTGTTGTGGGAAAACTAAAAGTTTTTTCATTAGCAGTAAGAACATTTTTTATGTAGCTTTTTTTAATGTAGGAtaatcaaataatttttttcaatatattgtttaaaatatgtatCCGAACCGGGAGTGGTATAAACCGGTAATTTTTAGTGATACCGTAACTAAAAAATccctacatttttttttggatttttggtatttttaacaACTAAACGCCTACTGAGATATTACAACGCTTTACTACACTACCCAACACTCACCGCGGTCGGACCGATTTTGCCGATGTTTACATCGACGTTTCTCACCTCTACTAGTTCGGCGACGAAAAAGTAATTAATCAACGTGAATTGTGGCAATATAGCTGAGTGGACGCTATGTCGGCGGTAGCTGGGTCCCACGCCCCCGCGAGAACGTGTGGTTGATTCCTCCCTTCAGGCGCGGCGGCGAAAAGTCGGACAAACACCAAACGGCAATCGAGAAGCGAGAAGAAAGAagaaacaaattaaacaaGTTTGCGTGGATGTGGCTCCGAAAATTGCGTGAAAAGAAAGCTGCAGCCACGCTAAAGTGCAGTGc
The Drosophila bipectinata strain 14024-0381.07 chromosome 3R, DbipHiC1v2, whole genome shotgun sequence DNA segment above includes these coding regions:
- the LOC108127487 gene encoding very long chain fatty acid elongase 7 isoform X2, which codes for MDHPMFTFGLVAVYLSWVLVLGPLFMRDRKPFQLRRTLVVYNAFQVLLSGYMFYEHLMAGWLNYYNLKCQPVDYSDGPSSKRMLNLCYLYYLSKLTEFADTVFFVLRKKSSQITWLHVYHHSVTPLETWVLVKFLAGGNATFPNLLNNFVHVCMYFYYMMAAMGPEYAKFLWWKKYMTELQIAQFVLCIVHTTRALFSNQCQFSKFISALLLLNASIFFCLFMNFYMQSYRKSKAQQQQQQQKQLAATPLKADSNNNSTMVLPAQKLKAN
- the LOC108127487 gene encoding very long chain fatty acid elongase 1 isoform X1 encodes the protein MAMSYHYYNGSSRFEMVVEIANIALDEFKTHHISRNYTGLVQRYYQLVEEDYGDPRAERYPLMDHPMFTFGLVAVYLSWVLVLGPLFMRDRKPFQLRRTLVVYNAFQVLLSGYMFYEHLMAGWLNYYNLKCQPVDYSDGPSSKRMLNLCYLYYLSKLTEFADTVFFVLRKKSSQITWLHVYHHSVTPLETWVLVKFLAGGNATFPNLLNNFVHVCMYFYYMMAAMGPEYAKFLWWKKYMTELQIAQFVLCIVHTTRALFSNQCQFSKFISALLLLNASIFFCLFMNFYMQSYRKSKAQQQQQQQKQLAATPLKADSNNNSTMVLPAQKLKAN
- the CSN6 gene encoding COP9 signalosome complex subunit 6, coding for MEQMDVDVDLSAKPSTSSAANSGSSGQAQDPALNPTAAQPKEGNVMAATGTSASVTISLHPLVIMNISEHWTRFRAQHGEPRQVYGALIGKQKGRNIEIMNSFELKTDVIGDETVINKDYYNKKEQQYKQVFSDLDFIGWYTTGESPTAADIKIQKQIAAINECPIMLQLNPLSRSVDQLPLKLFESLIDLVDGEATMLFVPLTYTLATEEAERIGVDHVARMTSNESGEKSVVAEHLVAQDSAIKMLNTRIKIVLQYIRDVEAGKLRPNQEILREAYALCHRLPVMQVPAFQEEFYTQCNDVGLISYLGTLTKGCNDMHHFVNKFNMLYDRQGSARRMRGLYY
- the Dph5 gene encoding diphthine methyl ester synthase — encoded protein: MFYLIGLGLGDLKDITVKGLEIVKQCSRVYLEMYTSILGCSLEDMQEFYGRPLLLADRDLVEQGADEILAGAGESDVALLVVGDPFGATTHTDFILRAKEKNIPYKVIHNASIMNAVGCCGLQLYKFGETVSIPYWDETWKPDSFYDKIKLNRLHNMHTLCLLDIKVKEPTPESLMRKRKEYMPPRFMSVAEAAHQLLAIVEKKDALERNTVLNEQSLCVGLARVGQESQQIAVGTLLEMRSTDMGGPLHSLIIPAKEMHPLEVEFLQQYAASIKLDDYNH
- the LOC108127483 gene encoding uncharacterized protein; translation: MDTTAYSLDTSAVEDEEPRLGYTYQHIKTMLSNSSIKDWFPFVQETSDARELLHRFVKVVSKKSTLKLVQALDLFTLSIMMMNYQKDNLLLMEERFILVDTVCYRAESLDSEEIYFIALGLYEKFVDGLGEERLEKVLDIHTAIPALVKSSRVGNDISVALLLIIMEKYTGKPVNAVVTGNAQKAFEMAKTVNWKQLAESGRHADMFMVIRTFSLIINCRRTRDECPDWKANLGAEIHKYFLQVRKSFDHSSIYGAFEMMIERFLAYCVIRGASTNPQITNFKISEERN
- the LOC108127482 gene encoding MKI67 FHA domain-interacting nucleolar phosphoprotein, with the protein product MPPVKKPKAQKIEKVATPIKKAEPTKDVVSGQLKKKLKPQAKQGPDRGVVLVQRLPHGFFEQQLRQYFSQFGRVLRVRLGRSERTGNSRGFAFVEFEYPEVAQVAAETMDNYLMFQKVVKAKYIPPEKQTVNYFRTSVKKVINKAGKQIFVSNLIQARQRSVTKQNDWNEAACQKRTLSNLNKIKKVQEKYKHLGIDFSNLVVEPIKKSKAAAEASTSKDTAKSDKKKKEPKLEDLLGNTITEDSDDEDYVDASDDESEVDLEDDSEEEEDIPSPPKKTSKKLQPLADKLKRKPGTGGVQKKKAAPTVKAPKNDATQKLQLAAAKKLAKPLPKKAKKSKK